The Pseudomonas pergaminensis nucleotide sequence GCTGGTGTTTGCCGAGCCACCCTGGCCCGCGGACATGCAGGTGTATGAATTGGCCAGTGAACGCATCGGCCCGGTGATGAGCCCACGGTTTGCCGGCTACGAGCGCTTGCGCCAGGCACCCGCCCAGGCCTTGTGTGATGAAGCGTTGTTACATACCACGTCTCGCCCGCAAGCCTGGCCCAGTTGGGCGCAGCAACACGGCATCGCGCCCGACGCGTTGAAACACGGCCAGGGGTTCGAGCATTTGTATTATTTGCTGGAGGCAGCGGTAGCAGGATTGGGTGTAGCGATTGCGCCGGAACCGCTGGTGGCAGAGGACCTGCGCGCGGGTCGCCTGGTGGCGCCGTGGGGTTTCAGCAAAACCCCGGCGCACCTGGCGTTGTGGCTACCCAAGCGCGCCGCAGACGGGCGCGCCGGGCAACTGGCGCAGTGGCTCAAGGCTGAGCTGTTGCGCCAGCCTGGCCGGTAAAACTATCAGTCACCGCGTTTGCACAGCAGGTAGGCTGCCAGCAGGCCCAGTGCACCGACAGCGACGCCGGCTGTGGTCCATGGGTGCTCTTGTGCGTAATCGCGGGTTGCAACACCGGTTTCGCGGATTTTGACTTTGCTTTCTTCGTAGGCATCGCTGATCAGATGACGGGAGTGCTTGAGGGCATTCTCGGCATTGCTTTTCAGGGCCTTCAGCGTTTTGCGCGACTCGTCGGACGCATCGTCCTTGAGGCTCTCAAGGGACTTGAGCAGGCTCGAAATCTCGGCTTCCATGCTTTCCAGCGACGCTTTGCGTAAAGAAGTGTTGGCCATGTGGACTCTCCTGAAATGATTGAGTGGCGTGTGTAGATACCGACTGCGGCCGTTTCAGAAAGTGCAGTAAATCTGAACTTTCGGGTAGGAATGGTCGCCAGAAGCAGTACGAACATTGACTGCTACGCTTGCTTAACGACCCTTAGGAGAATTGCCATGAGTGATCATCACACCTACAAGAAAGTCGAATTGGTCGGCTCGTCCGCCACCAGCATTGAAGACGCGATCAACAATGCCTTGGCCGAAGCCAACAAAAGCATCAAGCACCTGGAATGGTTCGAGGTGACTGAAACCCGTGGTCACATCAAGGA carries:
- a CDS encoding dodecin, encoding MSDHHTYKKVELVGSSATSIEDAINNALAEANKSIKHLEWFEVTETRGHIKDGKAAHFQVTLKVGFRIASS
- a CDS encoding DUF883 family protein → MANTSLRKASLESMEAEISSLLKSLESLKDDASDESRKTLKALKSNAENALKHSRHLISDAYEESKVKIRETGVATRDYAQEHPWTTAGVAVGALGLLAAYLLCKRGD
- a CDS encoding LysR family transcriptional regulator; this encodes MSRDLPPLNALRAFEATARLNSVSQAAEQLHVTHGAVSRQLKVLEEHLGVSLFVKDGRGLKLTDSGVRLRDASAEAFERLRDVCAELTQAGADAPFVLGCSGSLLARWLIPRLGRLNADLPDLRLHLSAGDGDLDPRRPGLDALLVFAEPPWPADMQVYELASERIGPVMSPRFAGYERLRQAPAQALCDEALLHTTSRPQAWPSWAQQHGIAPDALKHGQGFEHLYYLLEAAVAGLGVAIAPEPLVAEDLRAGRLVAPWGFSKTPAHLALWLPKRAADGRAGQLAQWLKAELLRQPGR